A DNA window from Vigna angularis cultivar LongXiaoDou No.4 chromosome 1, ASM1680809v1, whole genome shotgun sequence contains the following coding sequences:
- the LOC128195045 gene encoding uncharacterized protein LOC128195045: MADHPHSSGDEAPPPRSTRGPTRMKQLLIRKNSGERTPVNVNVTTGVATGPHADDFRSYLGVVARNKISILIPSFDHVSEGDRNIIWQDILMTFDIPNVPTLRNKCLSTVAENFRNFKSKLTSRYIFGHLKHKTPCNAYKSIDEETWRVFKESRMSEEWQAIRSKAQGTSAKNKNPHLLSRGGYRKLEEKILKQKADAIPPSQSGSPPQPPSPPSRHEKWKLARMRPSGTYSSDTAREISEKIDALVEQSSQGQFTPEGRQDILAAAIGRPEHPGRVRAAGPGVGITDYFGSSSRQPSYSYSDTQRMTEEITKKVRHDLMQEIRAEVRAEFQMLYQEQFQSMRPMQSPIEEHVVPPPPTGRSGKGSCSASAIPEDDMDDGSPCLLYILEEDEMVLVARGTEFRSATVCHGIG; encoded by the exons atggctgatcatccacattcttcaggggatgaggctcccccacccagatccactagaggacccactaggatgaaacaactattaatcaggaaaaatagtggtgaaagaactccggtgaatgtgaatgtcaccacgggtgtggcaactggcccccatgcagatgacttccgatcataccttggagtagtggcacgtaataagattagcattctcattccatcttttgatcatgtgtccgagggtgatcggaacattatttggcaagatatattg atgacatttgacattccaaatgtcccaacacttagaaataagtgtttgtcaactgttgcagaaaatttcagaaactttaaaagcaagttgacatcaaggtacatctttggacaccttaaacataaaacTCCATGTAATGCATATAAgtccattgatgaggagacttggcgggtttttaaagagagtcggatgtcagaggaatggcag gcaattagaagcaaagcacaaggaacaagtgctaagaacaaaaacccccacctattatctcgtggtgggtataggaagcttgaggagaaaatcctcaagcaaaaggcagatgctataccaccatctcagagtggtagccctcctcagcctccttctccaccgtctagacatgagaaatggaagttggcccgtatgcgaccatcgggcacctactcttccgacactgcacgagagatttctgaaaaaatt gacgccttggttgagcagagctcccaaggccaattcactccagagggtcgccaggatattcttgctgctgcaattggacgacctgagcaccctggacgtgtACGTGCTGCAGGTCCTGGAGTAGGCATTACGgattattttgggagctcttctcgtcagccttcatattcgtacagcgatacacaaaggatgacagaagagatcacaaaaaaggtccgACATGACCTTATGCAGGAGATCAGGGCCgaggtgagggctgaattccaGATGCTCTACCAGGAGCAGTTTCAGAGCATGCGCCCGATGCAGTCTCCTATAGAGGAACATGTGGtccctccccctcccacag ggagaagcggcaaaggaagttgttccgcatcagccatcccagaggatgacatggacgatggtagtccatgtctgctatacattttagaagaagatgagatggtgctggtagctcgtggaacagagtttaggtcagcgactgtatgtcatggtat tggatga